The following are from one region of the Variovorax sp. V213 genome:
- the ppk1 gene encoding polyphosphate kinase 1, protein MQSAPADRTLAVAASALPLLDRDHSILSFNERVLDWAHRPEVPLIERLRYLCIVSSNLDEFFEVRAAPHLIASSAGDQKGSYTIESFERLAEAAHTLVARQYALYNDELMPTFAKHGIHIISHGERNAAQRKWVSEYFEREVRPLLIPVGLDPAHPFPQVANKSLNFIVRLGGKDAFGRENPIQIVKVPRVLPRVIRMPAKVSDGKTLFVALSSVVRAHLSSMFPGREVGDFSQFRVTRHSDLAVDEEDVKNLRTALRQGLQHRHYGQAVRLEVSASCAESLASFLLAQFNLPAQALYRVHGPVNLARLTQLIDLLEEPQLLFPPYSASYPVTLSPVQSFFERLQRGDVLIHQPFESFDGVLAFLREAVQDPQVLAIKQTIYRTGTDSELMDLLREAVRRGKEVTVVVELKARFDEEANINWAEMLESIGAQVVYGVVGLKTHAKMLLVTRREGKQMRRYGHLSTGNYNPRTARLYTDISHLTADPLLTADMEAVFVHLASQSRLPKLNRMWLAPFDLHKNLVSQIDALGLAASTGEPTRIVAKMNALTDEQLVAALMRAGQNGVKIDLIVRGACTLPAQVPGLTDNIRVRSVIGRFLEHSRVFYFRNGEEESLYLSSADWMNRNMMRRVELAWPVTDPGLRQRLIDECLVAYLHDGRDAWDLGGDGIYTRVDHDTHRGEAGESPIVEAHGAQAALMNRYASRGHHPDASSN, encoded by the coding sequence ATGCAATCTGCTCCCGCTGACCGGACGCTCGCGGTCGCGGCATCGGCGCTTCCGCTGCTCGACCGCGATCACAGCATCCTGTCTTTCAATGAGCGCGTGCTCGACTGGGCCCACCGGCCCGAGGTACCGCTGATCGAGCGTCTTCGGTACCTGTGCATCGTTTCTTCCAATCTTGACGAGTTCTTCGAAGTGCGTGCGGCACCGCACCTGATTGCCAGCAGCGCCGGCGACCAGAAGGGCAGCTACACGATCGAGTCGTTCGAGCGCCTGGCCGAGGCGGCCCACACGCTGGTGGCGCGCCAGTACGCGCTCTACAACGACGAGCTGATGCCGACCTTCGCAAAGCACGGCATCCACATCATTTCGCACGGCGAACGCAATGCGGCCCAGCGCAAATGGGTCAGCGAATATTTCGAGCGCGAAGTGCGCCCGCTGCTGATTCCCGTTGGCCTGGATCCGGCGCACCCGTTTCCGCAGGTGGCCAACAAGTCGCTCAATTTCATCGTGCGGCTCGGTGGCAAGGACGCCTTCGGGCGCGAAAACCCGATTCAGATCGTCAAGGTGCCGCGCGTGCTGCCGCGCGTGATCCGCATGCCGGCCAAGGTGTCCGACGGCAAGACGCTGTTCGTCGCGCTTTCGAGCGTGGTGCGCGCGCATCTCTCGAGCATGTTCCCGGGACGCGAGGTGGGTGACTTCTCCCAGTTCCGCGTTACCCGGCACTCCGACCTCGCGGTGGACGAGGAAGACGTCAAGAACCTGCGCACGGCCTTGCGCCAAGGGCTGCAGCATCGGCATTACGGACAGGCCGTTCGGCTCGAGGTGTCTGCCAGCTGCGCCGAATCGCTCGCGAGCTTTCTGCTGGCGCAGTTCAACCTGCCGGCGCAGGCGCTTTATCGCGTGCATGGCCCGGTCAACCTGGCCCGGCTGACCCAACTGATCGATCTGCTGGAGGAGCCGCAGCTGCTCTTTCCGCCGTACTCCGCCTCGTATCCCGTCACGCTGTCTCCGGTGCAGTCGTTCTTCGAGCGGCTGCAGCGCGGCGACGTGCTGATCCACCAGCCCTTCGAGAGCTTCGACGGCGTGCTCGCTTTCCTGCGCGAAGCGGTGCAAGACCCGCAGGTGCTGGCCATCAAGCAGACCATCTACCGCACGGGCACCGATTCGGAGCTGATGGACCTGCTGCGCGAAGCCGTGCGCCGCGGCAAGGAAGTGACGGTGGTGGTGGAGCTCAAGGCCCGCTTCGACGAAGAGGCCAACATCAACTGGGCCGAAATGCTCGAGTCGATCGGCGCTCAGGTGGTGTATGGCGTGGTCGGCCTGAAGACGCACGCCAAGATGCTGCTGGTGACGCGCCGCGAAGGCAAGCAGATGCGCCGCTACGGCCATCTCTCCACCGGCAACTACAACCCGCGCACCGCAAGGCTCTACACGGACATCAGCCACCTGACGGCCGACCCGCTGCTGACGGCCGACATGGAAGCGGTGTTCGTGCACCTTGCCAGCCAGAGCCGGCTGCCCAAGCTCAACCGCATGTGGCTGGCGCCGTTCGATTTGCACAAGAACCTCGTCTCGCAGATCGATGCGCTGGGCCTGGCCGCTTCCACCGGCGAGCCTACGCGCATCGTGGCCAAGATGAATGCACTGACCGACGAACAACTGGTCGCCGCACTCATGCGCGCAGGACAGAACGGCGTGAAGATCGACCTCATCGTGCGCGGTGCCTGCACCTTGCCGGCGCAGGTGCCGGGGCTGACCGACAACATCCGCGTGCGTTCGGTGATCGGGCGTTTTCTCGAGCACTCGCGGGTCTTCTATTTTCGCAACGGGGAGGAGGAGTCGCTCTACCTCTCGAGCGCCGACTGGATGAACCGCAACATGATGCGGCGCGTCGAACTGGCCTGGCCGGTGACCGACCCCGGCCTTCGCCAACGCCTGATCGACGAATGCCTGGTGGCGTACCTGCACGACGGCCGCGATGCCTGGGACCTGGGAGGCGACGGGATCTACACGCGCGTCGACCACGACACCCACCGCGGCGAGGCGGGAGAGTCGCCTATCGTCGAGGCGCACGGCGCACAAGCCGCACTGATGAACCGATATGCATCGCGAGGCCATCACCCCGATGCATCCAGCAACTGA
- the pstS gene encoding phosphate ABC transporter substrate-binding protein PstS has protein sequence MKTTFKFAAAGLVAAVFAHVPAFAQDVTGAGASFPAPLYAKWASDFNKATGVKINYQSVGSGAGLKQIEAKTVDFGASDAPLKDDELQAKGLMQFPTVIGGVIPVVNIPGIKPGELKLNGQVLGDIYLGKITKWNDPAIKALNGSLALPDAAIAPVRRADGSGTSFLFTNYLSKVNSEWKTKVGEGTAVNWPTGAGGKGNEGVAAFVNRLPNSIGYVEYAYVKQNKINFAQLQNAAGNFVSPEDTAFKAAAAGADWNKSFYQVLTNQAGKDAWPITGATFILMHKVQDKPANATTVLKFFDWAYKGGDKTADDLDYVPMPDAVKATIAKAWGEVKDASGKPVAFK, from the coding sequence ATGAAAACGACGTTCAAATTTGCAGCCGCCGGCCTCGTGGCCGCAGTCTTCGCCCATGTTCCCGCTTTCGCACAAGACGTGACCGGCGCCGGCGCCAGCTTTCCGGCGCCGCTGTATGCCAAGTGGGCCTCCGATTTCAACAAGGCCACCGGCGTCAAGATCAATTACCAGTCGGTCGGTTCGGGCGCGGGCTTGAAGCAGATCGAAGCCAAGACGGTCGATTTCGGCGCTTCCGATGCACCCCTGAAGGACGACGAACTCCAGGCCAAGGGCCTGATGCAGTTCCCCACCGTCATCGGCGGCGTGATTCCCGTGGTCAACATCCCCGGCATCAAGCCGGGTGAACTGAAGCTCAACGGCCAGGTGCTGGGCGACATCTACCTGGGCAAGATCACCAAGTGGAACGACCCCGCCATCAAGGCGCTGAACGGCTCGCTGGCCCTGCCGGACGCCGCCATTGCGCCGGTTCGCCGCGCTGACGGCTCGGGCACCAGCTTCCTGTTCACCAACTACCTGAGCAAGGTCAACTCCGAGTGGAAGACCAAGGTGGGCGAGGGCACGGCCGTGAACTGGCCGACCGGTGCGGGTGGCAAGGGCAATGAAGGCGTTGCTGCTTTCGTGAACCGCCTTCCCAACTCGATCGGCTATGTCGAGTACGCGTACGTCAAGCAGAACAAGATTAACTTTGCCCAGTTGCAGAACGCGGCCGGCAACTTCGTCTCGCCCGAAGACACGGCCTTCAAGGCTGCCGCCGCCGGCGCCGACTGGAACAAGAGCTTCTACCAGGTGCTGACCAACCAGGCCGGCAAGGATGCATGGCCCATCACTGGCGCCACCTTCATCCTGATGCACAAGGTGCAGGACAAGCCCGCCAACGCGACCACCGTGCTCAAGTTCTTCGACTGGGCCTACAAGGGTGGCGACAAGACGGCTGACGATCTCGACTACGTGCCGATGCCCGATGCCGTGAAGGCCACCATCGCCAAGGCATGGGGTGAAGTGAAGGACGCATCGGGCAAGCCGGTCGCCTTCAAGTAA
- the pstA gene encoding phosphate ABC transporter permease PstA gives MSTAESLLSAKALAETRQAKFAARNRVNKIALTLSLAAMVFGVFWLIWILWETLRLGLGGLALATFTEMTPPPNEAGGIANAIFGSFVMVALATFVGTPIGIMAGIYLAEYNPKGWLSSVTRFVNDILLSAPSIVIGLFVYAVVVAYFKTFSGLAGALSLALIVIPVVIRTTENMLQLVPPGLREAAYALGTPKWKVILSITLRAARAGVVTGVLLAVARIAGETAPLLFTALNNQFWTADLSQPMASLPVTIFKFAMSPYENWQQLAWAGVFLITVAVLALNILARVLTRSKH, from the coding sequence GTGAGCACTGCTGAAAGCCTCTTGAGCGCGAAAGCGCTCGCCGAAACCCGCCAGGCCAAGTTTGCCGCGCGCAACCGCGTCAACAAGATCGCGCTCACGCTGTCGCTCGCGGCGATGGTGTTCGGCGTGTTCTGGCTCATCTGGATCCTGTGGGAGACACTGCGCCTCGGCCTCGGCGGCCTGGCGCTTGCCACGTTCACCGAAATGACGCCGCCGCCGAACGAGGCGGGCGGCATCGCGAACGCGATCTTCGGCTCGTTCGTGATGGTGGCGCTGGCCACCTTCGTGGGCACCCCGATCGGCATCATGGCCGGCATCTACCTGGCCGAGTACAACCCCAAGGGCTGGCTGTCATCGGTGACGCGCTTCGTCAACGACATCCTGCTCTCGGCGCCGTCGATCGTGATCGGCCTGTTCGTGTATGCCGTGGTAGTGGCGTACTTCAAGACCTTCTCGGGCCTGGCGGGTGCGCTGTCGCTCGCGCTGATCGTGATTCCGGTGGTGATTCGCACCACCGAGAACATGCTGCAACTGGTGCCGCCGGGGCTGCGCGAAGCGGCCTATGCGCTCGGTACGCCGAAGTGGAAAGTGATCTTGAGCATCACGCTGCGCGCGGCGCGTGCCGGTGTGGTTACGGGTGTGCTGCTGGCCGTGGCCCGCATCGCCGGCGAAACCGCGCCGCTGCTCTTCACCGCGCTGAACAACCAGTTCTGGACCGCCGACCTGAGCCAGCCGATGGCCAGCCTGCCGGTGACGATCTTCAAGTTCGCGATGAGCCCGTACGAGAACTGGCAACAACTGGCCTGGGCCGGTGTGTTCCTGATCACCGTGGCCGTGCTCGCCCTCAACATCCTGGCGCGGGTCCTCACGCGCAGCAAACACTGA
- a CDS encoding histidine phosphatase family protein: protein MDLIFWRHAEAEDWTEGCDDLQRSLTPRGEKQAKRMASWLDRQLPDGTRIICSPARRCEQTVLALGRKYKLRSELAPDTTPEAMLGAAGWPNGKSVVLMVGHQPSVGQAISLLLGLKQDSCPVRKGSLWWIRTRERDGDVQTVVVTVQSPELL from the coding sequence ATGGACTTGATCTTCTGGCGCCATGCCGAGGCCGAGGACTGGACCGAGGGCTGCGACGACCTGCAGCGCTCCCTCACCCCGCGCGGCGAAAAGCAGGCCAAGCGCATGGCCAGCTGGCTCGACCGGCAACTGCCCGACGGCACACGCATCATCTGCAGCCCCGCGCGGCGCTGCGAACAGACCGTGCTCGCGCTCGGCCGCAAATACAAGCTGCGCTCCGAACTCGCGCCAGACACCACCCCCGAGGCCATGCTGGGCGCGGCCGGCTGGCCCAATGGCAAGTCTGTGGTGCTGATGGTCGGCCACCAGCCATCGGTGGGGCAGGCCATTTCGCTGCTTCTCGGCTTGAAGCAGGACAGCTGCCCGGTTCGCAAGGGTTCCCTGTGGTGGATCCGGACCCGCGAACGCGACGGCGACGTGCAGACCGTGGTGGTCACGGTGCAGTCGCCCGAGCTTCTCTAG
- a CDS encoding exopolyphosphatase has protein sequence MQNGTRLAAVDLGSNSFRLEIGQVDHGQIHRTEYLKETVRQGNGLDSARNLTPEAMQRGWDALARFGERLAGFKRSQVRAVATQTLREARNREEFLLRARTILGFGIDVIPGREEARLIYQGVAHMLPHTDASDRERRLVVDIGGRSTEMIIGRALDAEMMESYRVGSVAWSMKHFAEGLFTPAAFRAAEVAAKAVLDDALSSYTRDQWDVAYGASGTIGAVGDVLAAAGGEPGLITRDGLNWLVDRLLKAGSTDKLRIDGMREDRKPVIGGGVSVLRAVFELLDIDEMKVAQGALRHGVLYELLERDESVADMRTATVARLAARFSVDTAQARRVGETAAALFVQLAPAARGGNSGSRAGRALRKLGWAAQLHEIGTLVSHSDYHKHGAYILDNTDAPGFAVNELHALGQLVLGQRGKLRKLDVALEDETFVMQLLSLRLAVILCHARRDPDPQALHLAALGARAFTIASAPDWADAYPQSAHLLREEVLAWQKTSSWRVELSGC, from the coding sequence ATGCAAAACGGCACCCGCCTCGCCGCAGTCGATCTCGGCTCCAACAGCTTCAGGCTCGAGATCGGACAGGTCGACCACGGCCAGATCCACCGCACCGAATACCTCAAGGAAACGGTGCGCCAGGGCAACGGCCTGGACAGCGCCCGAAACCTCACGCCGGAGGCCATGCAGCGCGGCTGGGACGCGCTCGCCCGTTTTGGCGAGCGGCTGGCCGGCTTCAAGCGCTCGCAGGTGCGCGCCGTGGCCACCCAGACCTTGCGCGAGGCCCGCAACCGCGAAGAATTCCTGTTGCGCGCGCGCACCATCCTGGGCTTTGGCATCGACGTGATTCCAGGCCGGGAAGAAGCCCGCCTTATCTACCAGGGCGTGGCGCACATGCTGCCGCACACCGACGCCTCCGATCGGGAACGCCGGCTGGTGGTGGACATCGGCGGGCGTTCCACCGAAATGATCATCGGCCGCGCGCTGGACGCCGAGATGATGGAGTCCTACCGCGTCGGCAGCGTCGCCTGGTCGATGAAGCACTTCGCGGAAGGTCTCTTCACGCCGGCCGCATTCCGGGCCGCCGAGGTGGCCGCCAAGGCGGTGCTCGACGACGCGCTCTCGAGCTACACCCGCGACCAGTGGGACGTGGCCTATGGCGCATCCGGCACCATCGGAGCGGTGGGCGACGTGCTGGCAGCGGCCGGCGGCGAGCCGGGCCTGATCACGCGCGACGGCCTCAACTGGCTGGTCGACCGCCTGCTCAAGGCCGGCAGCACCGACAAGCTGCGCATCGACGGCATGCGCGAAGACCGCAAGCCGGTGATCGGCGGCGGCGTGAGCGTGCTGCGCGCCGTGTTCGAGCTGCTGGACATCGACGAAATGAAGGTCGCCCAGGGTGCGCTGCGCCACGGCGTGCTCTACGAATTGCTGGAGCGCGACGAAAGCGTGGCCGACATGCGCACCGCCACCGTGGCGCGGCTGGCCGCCCGGTTCTCGGTCGATACGGCCCAGGCCAGGCGTGTGGGCGAAACGGCCGCGGCATTGTTCGTGCAGCTCGCACCCGCCGCGCGTGGCGGCAACTCCGGAAGCCGCGCCGGTCGGGCGCTGCGCAAGCTCGGCTGGGCGGCCCAGCTGCACGAGATCGGCACGCTGGTTTCCCACAGCGACTATCACAAGCACGGCGCCTACATCCTCGACAACACCGACGCGCCCGGCTTTGCCGTCAACGAGTTGCATGCGCTCGGCCAGCTGGTGCTGGGACAGCGCGGAAAGCTGCGCAAGCTCGACGTCGCGCTGGAAGACGAGACCTTCGTGATGCAGCTGCTGTCGCTGCGCCTTGCGGTGATCCTGTGCCACGCGCGCCGCGATCCAGACCCGCAGGCGCTGCATCTCGCAGCGCTGGGCGCCAGGGCGTTCACGATCGCTTCCGCGCCCGACTGGGCCGATGCCTATCCGCAGTCCGCGCATCTGCTGCGGGAAGAAGTGCTGGCCTGGCAGAAGACCAGCAGCTGGCGCGTGGAACTCAGCGGCTGCTGA
- the pstC gene encoding phosphate ABC transporter permease subunit PstC → MSSTPLQDAPHSSLPERPVSSTFPASASTLDLAAERGRAAAPPPAKAPRSGPMADRLFGWAAKGAALLTLAMLIGILLSLIAGAWPAISKYGLGFLTSSVWDPVQNEYGGLVMIYGTLATSIIALVIAVPVSFGIALFLTELSPNWLKRPLGTAIELLAAVPSIVYGMWGLLVFGPILSTWVQQPLQKLLAGVPYLGALVSGPPVGIGILSAGIILAIMIIPFIASVMRDVFEVTPPLLKESAYGLGSTTWEVVSKVVLPYTKAGVIGGIMLGLGRALGETMAVTFVIGNMNQLNSLSVFEAANSITSALANEFAEAGAGLHQAALMYLGLVLFFITFVVLTLSKVLLAQMKKSEGTKS, encoded by the coding sequence ATGAGCAGCACTCCGCTCCAGGATGCGCCGCATTCGTCATTGCCGGAGCGACCCGTGTCATCCACTTTTCCTGCTTCCGCATCCACGCTCGACCTCGCGGCCGAACGCGGCCGCGCCGCCGCCCCACCGCCCGCCAAGGCGCCGCGCTCGGGCCCCATGGCCGACCGCCTCTTCGGATGGGCCGCCAAGGGCGCCGCGCTGCTCACGCTCGCGATGCTGATCGGCATCCTGCTGTCGCTGATCGCCGGCGCCTGGCCCGCCATCTCGAAGTACGGCCTCGGCTTTCTCACCAGCAGCGTGTGGGACCCGGTGCAGAACGAGTACGGCGGCCTGGTCATGATCTACGGCACGCTGGCCACTTCGATCATCGCGCTGGTGATCGCGGTGCCGGTGAGCTTCGGCATTGCGCTGTTCCTCACCGAGCTGTCGCCCAACTGGCTCAAGCGCCCGCTGGGCACGGCCATCGAATTGCTCGCCGCCGTGCCTTCGATCGTGTACGGCATGTGGGGCCTCCTGGTGTTCGGCCCGATTCTTTCGACCTGGGTGCAGCAGCCGCTGCAGAAGCTGCTTGCCGGCGTGCCGTACCTCGGCGCCCTGGTGTCGGGTCCGCCCGTGGGCATCGGCATTCTTTCGGCCGGCATCATCCTCGCGATCATGATCATCCCGTTCATCGCCTCGGTGATGCGCGATGTGTTCGAAGTGACGCCGCCGCTGCTCAAGGAGTCGGCCTACGGTCTCGGTTCCACGACCTGGGAAGTGGTCTCGAAGGTGGTGTTGCCCTACACCAAGGCCGGCGTGATCGGCGGCATCATGCTCGGTCTCGGCCGGGCGCTGGGTGAAACGATGGCGGTCACCTTCGTGATCGGCAACATGAACCAGCTCAATTCGCTTTCCGTGTTCGAGGCTGCCAACAGCATCACCTCGGCACTTGCCAACGAGTTTGCCGAAGCCGGCGCGGGCCTGCACCAGGCTGCGCTGATGTATCTCGGCCTGGTGCTGTTCTTCATCACCTTCGTCGTGCTGACGCTCTCGAAGGTGCTGCTGGCCCAGATGAAGAAGAGCGAAGGGACGAAGTCGTGA
- a CDS encoding GNAT family N-acetyltransferase: protein MKELPNPTFPLSQIGLRAALWPAPAAARPTLPEAPAAVLVPPVVDARQGITVSWARHLDEVRAAQRLRYQVFVGEMGARVSTPLAGHDIDLFDDFCEHLLVREELTQQVIGTYRVLTPAQARRVGSTYSDTEFDLTRLRDLRERMVELGRSCVHPDHRQGGVILALWGALAGFMHRNKLDTMIGCASIPMSHNGVTNGDAAASIWRQLSASHMAPIQYQVQPRLPLPVERLDGALDVEPPALIKGYLRLGAKVLGAPAWDPDFNTADLPMLMRIDDLPARYRKHFLGA, encoded by the coding sequence ATGAAAGAACTGCCCAACCCGACATTTCCGCTGTCGCAGATCGGACTGCGCGCCGCCCTGTGGCCGGCCCCGGCAGCTGCGCGCCCAACGCTGCCCGAGGCGCCTGCTGCAGTGCTGGTGCCGCCGGTCGTCGATGCCAGGCAAGGTATCACCGTGAGCTGGGCGCGTCACCTGGACGAGGTGCGCGCCGCGCAGCGCCTGCGCTACCAGGTGTTCGTCGGCGAAATGGGTGCGCGCGTGAGCACGCCGCTGGCAGGCCACGACATCGACCTGTTCGACGACTTCTGCGAACACCTGCTGGTGCGCGAAGAACTGACGCAGCAAGTGATTGGTACCTACCGCGTGCTCACGCCGGCCCAGGCCCGGCGCGTGGGCAGCACCTACAGCGACACCGAGTTCGACCTGACCCGCCTGCGCGACCTGCGCGAGCGCATGGTCGAGCTGGGTCGCAGCTGCGTGCATCCGGACCACCGCCAAGGCGGCGTGATCCTCGCGCTGTGGGGTGCCCTGGCCGGGTTCATGCATCGCAACAAGCTCGACACCATGATCGGCTGCGCGAGCATCCCGATGTCGCACAACGGCGTGACCAACGGCGATGCAGCGGCCAGCATCTGGCGCCAGCTCTCGGCGAGCCACATGGCGCCGATCCAGTACCAGGTGCAGCCGCGCCTGCCGCTGCCGGTCGAAAGGCTCGACGGTGCGCTCGATGTCGAGCCGCCCGCGCTGATCAAGGGTTACCTGCGCCTGGGCGCCAAGGTGCTGGGTGCGCCGGCCTGGGACCCGGACTTCAATACCGCGGACCTGCCGATGCTGATGCGCATCGACGACCTGCCGGCGCGCTATCGCAAGCATTTTCTGGGCGCATGA